CTGCAACACCTCCTCTGCCGCTCCTCATCTTATCAAGTCTATTTCTGGCATCTTGGACTTGCCCTTTTTTGGCCAAAACGTCTCGGGCATCGGCCACCACGTTAATGCGTTTTTTCTGAAGAAGTCTTTGGCGTGCATCTTGAACGTTCCGAGCCCCTTGAATGTTTCCTATGGGTTTTCCAGTGAGTTTCCCTTTGCCTTTAGCCAACcgttttttgaatttgggATTTGACTTTAGATTGGTACCTTTAGCTTGtctatttatgatttttttcttcgccCTGCCGTTGGCATTTCTATAGTTTAAGTCAAAATTTAGTGGAAATTTGATCCTAGCTTTAAAGGCTTACCTTTTCAATGGCGATTCCTTGGCCATTTCTGAtggtattaaaatagtttattcATGCAgatttgccaattttaaaatcaataactgGTGTATTGAGATTTTAGTAGAGTTTTACACGCGGAAAACTTGTAGATTCACTTttgaaaaggtaaaaaaaggCAGGAAGGGCAAGAACTAAACACTATAAATTcccaataatgaagaaatgGCTTCAGGATCTCTGGGCGACGTATGACGCATGACATTGGGACAGTGAAAGGCTTAAGGAGGTGAGTCATTTGCGAAGGCCATGCAATAGCAGCGGCAACAGCGCATTTGAGTAATAAAGCTTCGTAGAGTTActtatatgttttttattttaatacaaaattttttatcgttgaataatttcacatcttctgttaaattttttccactaaaataaacaatactCTTTTTCGCCTCGAATTTTAATGCTGAAACGCGCGGTTCTTCAAAAAAACCATGCAAAATCTCCATTAAACGTTTTGCGACAACGTTGCCACACTTGCACACATTTCCGTGTCGATGACGTTTCATCAACTGGCGCATCAAGCGCGCCATCTATCGGTAGAACTCATTCGCATATATTCCGcgaattaaagtttaaatatcCGTGGCACCGAAATTACTGCTCattcgcattaaaaaaatccctttttgtccatttatacagtttatatttacaaaataatttaagtggGGTAACTAAATAACGTGTGTCATGGAGGTAGCCCGTTGGTTGTTCCATGCACCCTCATATGCCTATTCAGATTACCGCTCTGACTAAACCGAAGTAAACACAATTTACATTCGTAGGGCTTCTCTCCGCTGTGTATCCTTAAATGTTTGGTCAATGTGCTACTGTCCGAAAACGCCTTTTTGCATAGTCGGCACCTGAAatatgtttagtttttttataagtttacAAGACATTTTTGCGGTTTTCCGCCACCTATAAGGTCGCTCCCCGGAATGGGTCCTCATGTGGGTGGTGACTGAAGAACTTTGCGAAAATCTCCTGTCGCAAACTGGACATCTAAATGGTTTTTCCCCTGAATGGGTGCGCACGTGCGCGGTTAAATTAGCAGCCTGCGAGAAGGATTTATTGCAATCCCCACAACGAAATGGTTTCTCTCCACTGTGAGTTCGGAGGTGCGTTTTGAGGGTGCTCGGGCGAGCGTAACTTTTGCCTGTAAAATCACGCTCATCATAACGATTATTAATCCACAGAAGAGGAAAATACCGCATATCCTACAAACGTTGGGCTTTTGACCGTCCTCTTCCAACAAACTCAAGCTGGAACGCCTCCTCGGTGAGGAAAATGTCATCATCGGCTTATAGGTAGCGGTGGTGGTTAGGAGAGGCGAGGAGTCTTGGACTGGAGGCCTGAAATCCGCCGTAAAGGAGTAGGTGCCTCCGTAAGTAGGGCTTAGGAGCCCCTGGCTTTGGTAACTAGGTTGGGATGAGCCTTGAGTGTTCGCGCTCCATTGCACCTACGCATAGAAGAGGAAGCTCTGTGGTGTATAATTAATGGCCGATTGCGGAATCTAAGAAGTGCGATAAAACATCATAAATAGATTTGAACAACGGTGAATCATGTTGCCGCACTTGGTGCGCACCTCCTGGAAGTCGGAATTCTCACTAAATATCAATTAACGAAGCGATATACGGGCTGTCCCGAAAGAGGAGGCCAATTCGCTAATCACATGTCCTATAAGAATTTCCGATCTAGATTTCTACTTTTTAATACAGGGTCATCCAGGGAAAAGTTGACCGCCTCGatcttgaaaaataaggaACTTTCGGAGAATTCCCCAAATACGTCAAAGCAGTTTTGCACAGGcacgaattttattaaaaaaatcaaacccCCAAACGTCACAGCAACCCTctcgaaaatttcaaacgcCACGGGGGGCGATGCGACACCTCAAATTAGAGGTCTTTCAAAACTGTGTTCAATGGTGTAGTGCAATTTcaaatctatcgattagtttttgagaaaaacagctacaaatttcacaaaaaatgcTACGCAAACCCGGTTACGCAGTACGTAAACAATGGGAAAACtcgtttgttgataggaaatgcGCTCTGTGCCCAGTTTTCGgttaaaagcaaataaaaaatagaaaacggATGAAAATCCAGAATAAAAGActgaataaatgaataaacaaaactaATCTGAGCTAAGAGATCGGGGGCCGAGGCGAAGCTGAGGTCAGCAACTGGTCGAAGCGCAACAGAGACCTTTTACTCAGTACCCATTTATATTGCCATTTTTAGTTTAACGAATTCGGTTATATTACAATTTCCTGTAAGTTTCTCCTCGACGTGAAGACAACAGACAATATTACGCAATATTAACACGAGCCGCCCCTGCGAAGTAACCATAGCTCTAGCAGTGCACTATCACGACGCTAGCGGTGGACTCACGCACGACTTTCACTCCCAGGTGCAAAAGTGCCACTTTACGTGCGTGTTCCGGGGCAAATAACGTTGGGCTTTATGACCGCTGGCGAAAAAGTTGTCTTTTTATGTTACCTCCTACTTCGTTtatgtaaaatgaaataaaatctccTTTACTAACTTGGGGACAAGGCAGCTCCGAAGTATATCCTCCATTAGGGTGGTACCCGTGCATCGTCATGTTCATCGAGACATTCACAGACATGCTGGGAAAGATCGGAGCCTGCTGATGGGAGAGGGCGAAGTTCTGATCGCAAAAATTAGCCCCGCTGTAGCCACCCGGAGACAGCAacatctgagaatgatacAACTGAGTGTCATATTTGTCCGTGGGGCTCTGCCCCGGGTGCACCACTGCGTGTTTCAGCGACAGCAGCACGTCCGCCACATCTGAAGACGGTTGCTTTTGGTCTCGAAACAGGAGCTGGTTTTGGCTTTGGTAATTCGGCTCTGTTCTACACAGAGCCCTGTTAAACATACCTGGCGAAagtaaaaaggaaatttgtacCTTGAGGAGGTGGACCCGTTGCCGCATGGTGAGATGTTGAAGAGGCTGGGGAGAGGGTCCAGGTCTAGGGGCAAGGAGAACGACCCCATTTCGTCGCTCCAGCAGGACGACAAGTCGTCGTTGCAGGATGAGATCTGTTTCatagacgaaaaaaaaaacgatttcgttaatttttttagcttcTACAGGATGTCCCGGTGCGAGGCCTGTGCCCCCGTGGCGATTTTCTTGCCTTTTCGACTCTTGCGAATGCGTTCGTTGCCCATTGTAGCCGACTTTATCTCAACTTTGGGGCCTCAAAGAGGACACTTCACGCAGGATTCGCCTTGGGGAGCGGACACAATCCCCATGTGAGAAACTTGAAGTtcggtttatttttgaaattttgatttttgcttGGTcgaaaaaacctaaaaacgTCTTACACGacttccggttaaaccggaaacttacttcatttctttttttttttttttttatggaaaacggcagttttattccattaaaatggtttttttttgtcgaaaatagGTGCAAGTTTGGTGATACAAAATAGGACCGAATTTCAAccgtttttttattgatttattttgatttttgcgaCTTTTTTGGGACACTTGTAGAGCTCTGGTGACACTCAATTAGCTGCAAAAGTTTTTGACGCGAATTgacgaaataaatttcaaattactgGGAAGGTAACACATTTTCATCAACCATTAAAGCACTAAGACAGACATTTTAAGGGggttttgcaaaaattattgagtttttaaagtgaaaaaaggcttttttttttcaaattgctccctaaaatgatttttgcaCCACtagattttcagaaaaaaatcaataaatacgATTCACATGGTGATTATGTAAAATTAGTGCTTTTTGCAGTAACAGGCGCGTCAGCACCCCTTTACCCGACCAAATGGCCTAATGTGCATTTGACTGCGTGTTGTGCTGCTTTAATCCATGataaaaaaacgtttcagCAACTTTTTCggttatttttcttaattgttcGAGTGTTTATGGCAATCTCCTAAATTCCCAaccatttaaaatcaatttcatcaaCAGTTTCGCAGATAGTGGAATTTCAGTAAAAGTGTCGGAAAAGGCGTGAGAACCGAAACAAATCAAATAGGGCTGAGAGCCGGCAGTGTTatgaaacttatttttattttcgacaGAAAGCCCATTTTCGCCAAAAAAGGGccgtgttccattaaaaaaatataaaaaaaatgtgtaggGCCAGTTTCGGGTTTGACCGCACGCCATATCGGGCTAAAAATATTCTACAGGGTCCGGTTTTTGcccacaaaataaaaacaaaaatttcaaaaatacaataaacctCTGAGTTCCCCTCTACGGGTATGCGGTATTACCTCCCCGAAAGCGGAACCTGTACAATTCGCAATATttaaacatacagggtgttcacaGTGTGCCACCACTCGAGCCAATCTACGCACCAATTCAAGACATTctcagttttttatttattactccGCTCCCAATCACGGAGCCCCAACCGAGAAAATTCTTTAGCATTATCCGCAGGTGCCATTGGTTTTTGGGACGTGCGGTATAATGTGATGATAGAGGCATGAATCCCGATGAGAAAACGTTGAGTTTCACAAAAGGCCTTAGGCATCTTACTTAGGTTCAAACACGgttctttaaacattttatagcAGAGTGGTCTTCCACTTACCTGTTGAATTGAGGTGGGAGCACTCCAGTTACACTCAAACTGCACTCCGAATTGGGGGTTGTTGGGCACATAACTGGTTGTATCCATGGCGGAGACAGACGTGGGGCGCTGATTCGGGGGCTGGACCAATCTTGCGCACCTGTCGATCCacgtttaaaagaaaattaataaattcatcaTACATTAAAGAGTGGTATTGTTTAACTGTGAGGTCGTGGCGCTGATTGAGGTACATCTTCATGGGTTCCAAATGGAACGTAGGAACCTTTCGAAAAAATAACTCACAAttacacttaatttttttatttatttatttaattccatCAACTTTAGttctttttttagttattatttCTCACTTCTCGTAGTAGACCTGTGAATTTGCTAGGAGGCTCAGGTCGATGAGTCCGGGCGAATCGGCTGAATCTCGCACTGTTTCCGTCACTCCAGGCAAATATGTCCGCtagtttttgaacatttaaacaGCGTTTTCACCGTTCCAACCCGTTTAAAGCCGAATTTAGTCAATTTAAACAATTCAGGGACGTTCAGGGTGAATAATTCATTCTGTCGTCATTTTGAGTTTAACTTCCGCTCAGGAATAAATGCGACGTCacttccggttaaaccggaataCGCCGTCAAAGTGTACGTGAAACACGTCATTGGAAGGGCGGTTTTTCCGTCACCCATTAGCATCAATATGGCGGCTATAAGAGAAACCGTCACTGTCAATCTTCCCTGTTCGACCTTGAACTGTCAGTCTGAGCAGACCCCGCTGGTCGGCACTGTAAAAGtgaccaccctgtagaatGCTTAAAACTGTCGAGGAAATTGCAACGATTcatttatacggggtgtcgaTTTGAAAACTCCCAGTGTCCCGAAACGGGacggatttttcaaaaatcgcacGGACACGTCGATTCAGTTGTGGAGGGGGaacaattttatgtaaaattcgCTGCTCCTCCTTCGACCCTCTGCCCCCCAAAGACGCCCCCTCCACGATCTTAAATTCTACAGGAGGTTCAGTGATACACAATTTTAAAGGGCTTTTCAATCTCTGCACTATTGCACCTCGTTTCTCACTTTTAGTTCCTTGGACGTTCTCCATTATTTTACAAGCAATAATAGAGCCTATTTCGAAACCCTTCTCTGACGTTTTCAATTAGTCCTTCTGGAATAGCCGTGCCTGCCTCCGTGATTCTTCTTTTCAAATCTTCGGCTTTATCGAGCCGGAGTTTGCAAACAACGGATTTTACATGCTCTACAAACAATAATCCAGCGGCTTCAAGTCTGGCGATCTTGCAGGCCATTCTATCGGTCCCCTCCTATCAATCCAATTGTCGGGGAATCGGGGTTCTTGTGCAGCTCCCCGGTCAAGTTTTCCTCAACAAATAAAGGTCTTATGACGGCGTTTACGACAGTATAAGCCCGAACGTTCATTTTTTCTGACCACTGTGtagctctctctctctctctctctgaaACTTTGGGGTTGaacttcaataaatttcaGCGCCTTTCGTACAGTCTCATGTGAGACTCCACAATGGATTGCTGGGTTCCGGAACGAAGGTTCCTCAGAGTCTCGATTCGAGCAGATTCGTttaaaacgcattttttttgCCTGTAATAAAACCCGTTTCAGGAAATTTTCTTAGTAAGTTTAAaggtaaaaaagttttgaaaaagttgagaaaagttgaaaaaaaagttttaaaaaagttgaaaagttttaaaaaaattgaaaaaagttgaaaa
The sequence above is drawn from the Euwallacea fornicatus isolate EFF26 chromosome 38, ASM4011564v1, whole genome shotgun sequence genome and encodes:
- the gl gene encoding protein glass; the protein is MDTTSYVPNNPQFGVQFECNWSAPTSIQQISSCNDDLSSCWSDEMGSFSLPLDLDPLPSLFNISPCGNGSTSSRTEPNYQSQNQLLFRDQKQPSSDVADVLLSLKHAVVHPGQSPTDKYDTQLYHSQMLLSPGGYSGANFCDQNFALSHQQAPIFPSMSVNVSMNMTMHGYHPNGGYTSELPCPQVQWSANTQGSSQPSYQSQGLLSPTYGGTYSFTADFRPPVQDSSPLLTTTATYKPMMTFSSPRRRSSLSLLEEDGQKPNVCRICGKSYARPSTLKTHLRTHSGEKPFRCGDCNKSFSQAANLTAHVRTHSGEKPFRCPVCDRRFSQSSSVTTHMRTHSGERPYRCRLCKKAFSDSSTLTKHLRIHSGEKPYECKLCLLRFSQSGNLNRHMRVHGTTNGLPP